A portion of the Nitratidesulfovibrio termitidis HI1 genome contains these proteins:
- a CDS encoding alpha/beta hydrolase family protein: protein MPRGHAPRPPFHARPHAPGTARRLSRTLLAASLAAALLLPVGMPHNVPRNLPAGILASFPPTLKEARADGPASYQPGFRTMGIWIPETGERLDVAVWYPSVRTPSEIHLGDWTLDVARGGKEVPGRFPLLVISHCTAGSRLAHHDTAEALARAGFVVAAPTHPGDNSNDTSLLFLPEQLTARPRHVSTTISRLLRAPETAPMIDPARIGVIGFGTGGATALLLAGARPDGTRYANYCGRTTPGDPYCTKWASERLSRLPDTLRPLQPGAADVESGPAGPTGLPASHGAQGLPASQPPQATMADARVRAVALVAPGYGMLFPRASLSRVTVPVAIMKADDDEVNRAPLHADALRAALPRPPEFTVLAGADHYALMASCPPTLQRDLPELCGGVDEDTRQSIHQILNARLVRFFLSTLGEAGPPLPAPPPEPEPQIQQAPAPAVNATAPKSKGKGDRDEKRKKDGKPRKQG, encoded by the coding sequence ATGCCGCGCGGCCACGCGCCCCGTCCCCCGTTCCACGCCCGTCCCCATGCGCCCGGCACCGCCCGGCGCCTGTCGCGCACCCTGCTGGCCGCATCGCTGGCAGCCGCCCTGCTGCTGCCCGTCGGCATGCCGCACAACGTGCCCCGAAACCTTCCGGCAGGCATTCTCGCCTCATTTCCGCCCACGCTGAAGGAAGCCCGCGCGGACGGGCCCGCCTCGTACCAGCCCGGCTTCCGCACCATGGGCATCTGGATTCCCGAAACCGGCGAACGGCTCGACGTGGCCGTGTGGTACCCTTCCGTCCGCACTCCCTCCGAGATCCACCTCGGCGACTGGACGCTGGACGTGGCGCGCGGCGGCAAGGAAGTGCCCGGCCGCTTCCCGCTGCTGGTCATCTCGCACTGCACCGCCGGTTCGCGCCTGGCCCACCACGACACGGCGGAAGCCCTGGCCCGCGCGGGCTTCGTGGTGGCCGCCCCCACCCATCCCGGCGACAACAGCAACGACACCTCTCTGCTGTTCCTGCCCGAACAGCTCACGGCCCGGCCCCGACATGTCAGCACCACCATCAGCAGGTTGCTGCGTGCCCCGGAAACCGCCCCCATGATCGACCCTGCCCGCATCGGGGTCATCGGCTTCGGCACCGGCGGGGCCACCGCCCTGCTGCTGGCGGGGGCCCGTCCCGACGGGACCCGTTATGCGAACTACTGCGGGCGCACCACCCCCGGCGACCCCTACTGCACCAAGTGGGCTTCCGAACGGCTGTCCCGCCTGCCGGACACCCTGCGCCCCTTGCAACCTGGCGCAGCCGACGTGGAATCCGGCCCCGCTGGCCCCACTGGCCTCCCGGCCTCGCACGGCGCACAGGGCTTACCGGCTTCCCAGCCCCCCCAGGCCACCATGGCGGACGCCCGGGTGCGCGCCGTGGCGCTGGTGGCGCCCGGCTACGGCATGCTCTTTCCCCGTGCCTCGCTGTCCAGGGTCACCGTGCCCGTGGCCATCATGAAAGCCGACGACGACGAGGTGAACCGGGCCCCCCTGCATGCCGACGCCCTGCGCGCCGCCCTGCCCCGTCCACCGGAGTTCACCGTGCTGGCCGGTGCGGACCATTACGCGCTCATGGCCTCCTGCCCGCCCACCCTGCAACGCGACCTGCCGGAACTGTGCGGCGGGGTGGACGAAGACACCCGCCAGTCCATCCATCAAATCCTGAACGCCCGGCTGGTACGTTTTTTCCTGTCCACCCTGGGCGAGGCCGGGCCGCCCCTGCCCGCTCCGCCCCCGGAGCCGGAACCTCAGATACAGCAGGCCCCTGCCCCGGCGGTCAACGCCACTGCGCCCAAAAGCAAGGGCAAGGGCGACAGGGACGAAAAGCGGAAAAAAGACGGCAAGCCGCGCAAGCAGGGCTAA
- a CDS encoding portal protein, with amino-acid sequence MTSQRLRDAREAVDFLERQRSPWEEAWRDIAAYVLPRRGRMHGRDPLGAPASASGGGPSSVPGTSDTRGGRVIDATATRAVRILAAGMQGGLTSPARPWFRLRLADGADAESGPARRWLDAVEQRLYWALARSNFYQASHALYTELAAFGSADLYQEVDPERLTRFAALTCGEFSWACDAAGRVDTVARRMLMTARQLAERYGESRLSSGTRRMLRKEPNRHVEVVHLVRPRAMRTPGHGGNLHMPFESLVFEADGAAGDLLHEGGFEEFPHLAARWDVTGGDVYGRSPGMDVLPDVKMLQEMARSQLLAIHKVVNPPMRVPTGFKQRLNLIPGAQNYVAPGQPEAVAPLYQINPDIAAVTRKIDDVRKAVREGFFNDLFLMFTADGRSNVTAAEVAERGQEKLLMLGPVIERHQTELLDPLLTRTYGILRRAGALPPNPPELEGLEMRVEYVSALAQAQRLGAAQSIRQFAAEVTALSATAPGVLDKIDFEQAVDELASIGGVPARVVRSDAEVLRLRAEREAGLAAQGVAVARGAAGAASALARVLGVDGGDGASSGNGGSGGSGPSGTAASATPSVASAASRPPASPAPAAPPTPVGRATEARA; translated from the coding sequence ATGACCAGCCAACGACTGCGCGACGCCCGCGAGGCGGTGGACTTTCTGGAGCGGCAGCGTTCGCCGTGGGAAGAGGCGTGGCGCGACATCGCCGCCTACGTCCTGCCCCGGCGCGGACGCATGCACGGGCGCGATCCGCTGGGCGCCCCCGCGTCCGCTTCGGGGGGTGGCCCGTCCAGCGTGCCCGGAACTTCCGACACGCGCGGCGGGCGCGTCATCGACGCCACGGCCACCCGCGCCGTGCGCATCCTGGCGGCGGGCATGCAGGGCGGGCTTACCTCGCCCGCGCGGCCCTGGTTCCGCCTGCGCCTGGCCGACGGGGCCGACGCGGAATCGGGCCCGGCCCGCCGCTGGCTGGATGCGGTGGAACAGCGGCTGTACTGGGCGCTGGCCCGCAGCAACTTCTACCAGGCCTCGCACGCGCTCTACACCGAACTGGCCGCCTTCGGTTCCGCCGACCTGTATCAGGAAGTGGACCCCGAACGGCTGACCCGCTTCGCCGCGTTGACCTGCGGCGAATTCTCCTGGGCCTGCGATGCGGCGGGCCGCGTGGACACCGTGGCGCGGCGCATGCTGATGACCGCCCGCCAACTGGCGGAACGCTATGGCGAGTCGCGTCTGTCCAGCGGCACGCGGCGCATGCTGCGCAAGGAACCCAACCGTCACGTGGAGGTGGTGCACCTGGTGCGGCCCCGCGCCATGCGTACCCCCGGCCACGGCGGCAACCTGCACATGCCTTTCGAGTCGCTGGTGTTCGAGGCGGACGGCGCTGCCGGGGATCTGCTGCACGAGGGCGGCTTTGAGGAATTCCCGCATCTGGCCGCGCGCTGGGACGTCACCGGCGGCGACGTGTATGGCCGCTCGCCCGGCATGGACGTGCTGCCCGACGTCAAGATGTTGCAGGAAATGGCCCGCAGCCAGCTGCTGGCCATCCACAAGGTGGTCAACCCGCCCATGCGCGTGCCCACCGGCTTCAAGCAGCGGCTCAACCTGATTCCCGGCGCGCAGAACTACGTGGCGCCGGGCCAGCCCGAGGCCGTTGCCCCGCTCTACCAGATCAACCCGGACATCGCGGCGGTGACGCGCAAGATCGACGACGTGCGCAAGGCCGTGCGCGAAGGGTTCTTCAATGATCTCTTCCTGATGTTCACGGCTGACGGGCGCTCCAACGTCACGGCGGCAGAGGTGGCCGAACGCGGGCAGGAAAAGCTGCTCATGCTCGGCCCGGTCATCGAGCGGCATCAGACGGAACTGCTCGATCCGCTGCTGACGCGCACCTACGGCATCCTGCGCCGGGCCGGGGCGCTGCCGCCCAATCCGCCGGAACTGGAAGGGCTGGAAATGCGCGTGGAATACGTTTCGGCCCTGGCCCAGGCCCAGCGGCTGGGCGCGGCGCAGTCCATCCGCCAGTTCGCGGCGGAGGTCACGGCCCTGTCGGCCACCGCGCCCGGCGTGCTGGACAAGATCGACTTCGAGCAGGCCGTGGACGAACTGGCCTCCATCGGCGGGGTGCCCGCACGGGTGGTGCGCTCCGATGCCGAGGTGCTGCGGCTGCGCGCGGAGCGCGAGGCCGGGCTGGCAGCGCAGGGCGTTGCCGTGGCGCGCGGGGCGGCGGGCGCCGCCAGCGCGCTGGCCAGGGTGCTGGGCGTGGACGGAGGGGACGGCGCTTCGAGCGGGAATGGCGGCAGCGGCGGTAGTGGCCCGTCTGGCACCGCCGCATCGGCCACACCGTCCGTGGCATCCGCGGCATCCCGGCCCCCTGCATCGCCTGCCCCGGCTGCCCCGCCCACTCCGGTGGGCCGGGCCACGGAGGCGCGCGCATGA
- a CDS encoding major capsid protein produces MGKTLKDLSNEQASTQPQQVDGLTEEAPILGIVPFEEASHGLWNMYEDVEEVQGAGWVDMNAPLPSVEVTSNLRKVDLSILGGEIEVPEDTARMFGGKEKYFSKKMPKVLRRSGMSAEQRIIYDNFRAFALDHGAVTDAGATAGGCYSMLAVRFVEGETCGLYSPECFKQGTVLDVQSINGGELYKATSGQYQGVLVFGLRLKSYLGIQIANPHSVAAIVNVSRDHVPTEAMIDDMLAQVRATSGSTYLFMHERARNLLYRYKAGALQIVPGGKDMDRQITHWNGIEIVTSYNFKDGTEQVLAL; encoded by the coding sequence ATGGGCAAGACGCTGAAGGATCTGAGCAACGAGCAGGCATCCACGCAGCCGCAGCAGGTGGACGGGCTGACCGAGGAGGCCCCCATCCTGGGCATCGTTCCCTTCGAAGAGGCCAGCCACGGCCTGTGGAACATGTACGAGGACGTGGAAGAGGTGCAGGGCGCGGGCTGGGTGGACATGAACGCCCCCCTGCCCTCGGTGGAGGTGACCAGCAACCTGCGCAAGGTGGACCTGTCCATCCTGGGCGGCGAGATCGAGGTGCCCGAAGACACCGCCCGCATGTTCGGCGGCAAGGAAAAGTACTTCTCCAAGAAGATGCCCAAGGTGCTGCGCCGTTCGGGCATGTCGGCGGAACAGCGCATCATCTACGACAACTTCCGCGCCTTCGCCCTGGACCACGGCGCGGTCACCGACGCCGGGGCCACGGCGGGCGGCTGCTACTCCATGCTGGCCGTGCGCTTCGTCGAAGGCGAAACCTGCGGCCTGTACAGTCCGGAATGCTTCAAGCAGGGCACCGTGCTGGACGTGCAGTCCATCAACGGCGGCGAACTCTACAAGGCCACCAGCGGCCAGTACCAGGGCGTGCTGGTGTTCGGCCTGCGGCTGAAGTCGTACCTGGGCATCCAGATCGCCAACCCCCACAGCGTGGCGGCCATCGTCAACGTCAGCCGCGACCATGTGCCCACCGAGGCCATGATCGACGACATGCTGGCCCAGGTGCGCGCCACCTCCGGCTCCACCTACCTGTTCATGCACGAGCGCGCCCGCAACCTGCTGTACCGCTACAAGGCCGGCGCCCTGCAGATCGTGCCCGGCGGCAAGGACATGGACCGCCAGATCACCCACTGGAACGGCATCGAGATCGTCACTTCCTACAACTTCAAGGACGGCACCGAACAGGTGCTTGCCCTGTAG